From the genome of Leptotrichia trevisanii DSM 22070:
AGTAACTGCTTATAGTTCTCATCTTTTTCCAATGAGATTACATAACACTCAATATTATTCAATTTTTCTTTTTTATATTTTTCTTTATATTGGGTATTTTTAATTGGGTATTTTTCTATAGGTTTTTTTAGATTTACATTTTTGTCACTATCGGAAGTGACACCTGTGTCATCTAGGGAAGTGACAACCTTGTCACTATCATTTTTGTCATTATCAATTTTGTCACTATTAGAATCAGCATTTTTTAAATAATAAATATTTGTCTGATTAAATCTTCTTTGTTTTTCAACCAATCCTTTTTCTTCCAGTTTTTTAATATATCTGATAACAGTTCTTTTATCTTTTCCGATTATTTCAGCTAACTTTTCTATGCTTGGAAAACATTTCCCTTCACTATCTGCAAATCTGGCTAGGATCATATACATTGATTTTACTTCAAACGATAAATCTGTTCTGTCTATAAGTTCGTTTTCTATCCAAAACCAACCTCTTTTTCTTATATCTCGCATTATTTTCCCTCTCCCTACATATTGTATTTTTCACATTTTTATGCTATAATAAACACAATATGTAGTATTTCATAAATTTCTTTTCAAGCACTTTTCGGAGTGCTTTTTTCGTTTATTTTTTAACTTTATAATTCTTATATTTAAACGTTTTTACCTGTTCTTTTTCAACCTTCTTTTCATTTTCTTCTTCAAGCTCCAGCATCATAATGTGAGTTTCAAGCTTGAACACCATTTTCCATAATTTATCATTTTCCTTTTTCAAATTTTCACTGCAAAAAAGTTCCATAATAAGGCATACAGCAAACCATATTGCCAATGTTCCCATAATAATTATTTCCATTTTCCCACCTCCCTTATTTCATTTTTACCTCCTTTTGAGTTATAATAATATCGCCAAATAAAATTAAATACACAAGAAAGGAGGTATT
Proteins encoded in this window:
- a CDS encoding helix-turn-helix domain-containing protein — encoded protein: MRDIRKRGWFWIENELIDRTDLSFEVKSMYMILARFADSEGKCFPSIEKLAEIIGKDKRTVIRYIKKLEEKGLVEKQRRFNQTNIYYLKNADSNSDKIDNDKNDSDKVVTSLDDTGVTSDSDKNVNLKKPIEKYPIKNTQYKEKYKKEKLNNIECYVISLEKDENYKQLLFKFIKYRKEIRKSLKTISPLKALIKEFPLYSDLKEALEIMETREWRTVTAEWVENYKNSLGGNNNGNSKSWGNSSQKVADKHNVKVDRTNDGW